A window of the Oryza brachyantha chromosome 5, ObraRS2, whole genome shotgun sequence genome harbors these coding sequences:
- the LOC102712807 gene encoding PH, RCC1 and FYVE domains-containing protein 1-like: MHTRVASSDVLRASISSAPSTSSHGSAPDDCDSLGDVYVWGEVFCENSVRVGSDTVIKSTEKTDFLLPKPLESRLVLDVYHVDCGVRHAALVTRNGEVFTWGEDSGGRLGHGTREDSVHPRLVESVEACNVDFVACGEFHTCAVTTTGELYTWGDGTHNVGLLGHGTDAGHWIPKRISGALEGLQVAYVSCGTWHTALITSMGQLFTFGDGSFGVLGHGNLTSISSPREVESLSGLKTIAVACGVWHTAAIVEVIVTRSSSSVSAGKLFTWGDGDKHRLGHGDKESKLNPTCVASLIDHDFYRVACGHSLTVGLTTSGQVLSMGNSVYGQLGNPHSDGRLPCLVEDRIAGEHVLQVACGSYHVAVLTSRSEVFTWGKGANGRLGHGDIEDRKVPTLVEALKDRAVRHIACGANFTAAICLHKWVSGADQSQCSSCQQPFGFTRKRHNCYNCGLVHCNACTSRKALRAALAPNPGKPYRVCDSCLLKLKNASDSDSFNKRKDIVSHLSGESNGDNKVSKTILPSNMDIIRSLDSKAARQGKKTDALSFLRTPQVSSLLQLRDIALSGSADMSRSAPRAVRTSAVRSVTTSRAVSPFSRKSSPPRSTTPVPTTHGLSFSKSAADNMAKTNELLNQEIERLRAQVDNLRHRCEHQELELHKSAKKVQEAMTLVAEESAKSKAAKEVIKSLTAQLKDMAERLPPEQGTYDVSEAKPVHIPNGIDSHIAMYSSMNGARQPRNELLLNASNPQGLNSGRSSHPNGVSSQHKLVGEASEGSAQSHRMTTSPRKLDLRHRRAHSNSDDVLSASTRADENVSLDAMSLQNGEDGYKPRGTVSVSSSQVEAEWIEQYEPGVYITLTALPDGTRDLKRVRFSRRRFGEHQAENWWNENREKVYERYNVRSSERVSSSAASTRSAY; this comes from the exons ATGCACACAAGGGTAGCATCTTCAGATGTTCTTAGAGCAAGCATTTCTAGTGCACCTAGTACATCTAGCCATGGTTCTGCACCAGATGACTGTGATTCTTTAGGTGATGTCTACGTGTGGGGTGAAGTTTTTTGTGAAAACTCTGTACGGGTTGGTTCTGATACTGTAATTAAATCAACGGAGAAGACTGATTTCCTCCTCCCAAAGCCATTGGAGTCCAGATTAGTTCTTGATGTTTATCACGTAGACTGTGGGGTCAGGCATGCTGCATTGGTCACAAGAAATGGTGAGGTTTTTACATGGGGTGAAGATTCTGGAGGCCGCCTCGGCCATGGAACACGAGAAGATTCTGTTCACCCTCGTCTAGTGGAGTCTGTAGAAGCTTGCAATGTAGATTTTGTTGCTTGTGGGGAGTTCCATACTTGTGCTGTGACAACAACAGGCGAACTATATACCTGGGGAGATGGAACTCACAATGTTGGACTTCTGGGGCATGGTACTGATGCAGGACATTGGATACCCAAGAGAATTTCTGGAGCACTGGAAGGTCTTCAAGTTGCTTATGTTTCTTGTGGAACCTGGCATACAGCCTTGATTACGTCAATGGGCCAATTGTTTACCTTTGGAGATGGTTCTTTTGGGGTATTAGGCCATGGAAATCTAACTAGCATTTCAAGTCCAAGGGAGGTAGAGTCACTCTCAGGGTTGAAAACAATAGCAGTTGCATGTGGTGTATGGCATACTGCAGCTATTGTCGAGGTTATTGTCACTCGGTCTAGTTCAAGTGTGTCCGCTGGAAAACTATTTACCTGGGGAGATGGTGACAAGCATCGACTTGGCCATGGTGACAAGGAATCAAAACTCAATCCCACCTGTGTGGCCTCGCTTATTGATCATGATTTTTACAGGGTAGCATGTGGTCACAGTCTTACTGTAGGCTTGACAACTTCTGGACAAGTGTTGAGCATGGGTAATTCTGTTTATGGTCAGCTTGGAAATCCTCATTCAGATGGAAGGCTTCCGTGTTTAGTTGAAGATAGGATTGCAGGTGAACATGTTCTCCAAGTTGCTTGTGGATCCTACCATGTTGCAGTATTGACAAGCAGGAGCGAAGTTTTTACATGGGGAAAGGGAGCCAATGGAAGATTAGGCCATGGAGATATAGAGGATCGCAAGGTACCTACCCTGGTTGAAGCACTGAAAGATAGAGCAGTTCGGCACATAGCCTGTGGTGCAAACTTCACGGCTGCTATATGCCTTCACAAATGGGTTTCTGGAGCTGACCAGTCACAATGCTCTTCATGTCAACAGCCATTTGGATTTACACGAAAGAGGCATAATTGCTATAACTGTGGACTTGTCCATTGTAATGCATGCACATCGAGAAAGGCTTTGAGAGCAGCATTGGCTCCTAATCCAGGGAAACCTTACCGTGTTTGTGATTCTTGTCTCTTGAAATTGAAGAATGCCTCAGATTCTGATTCATTTAATAAGAGGAAAGACATTGTTTCCCACCTTTCAGGTGAAAGCAATGGTGACAACAAAGTATCGAAAACCATCTTGCCTAGCAATATGGATATAATTAGGAGTTTGGATAGCAAGGCAGCAAGACAAGGGAAGAAAACTGATGCATTGTCATTTCTCCGGACTCCTCAAGTTAGTTCACTACTGCAGCTGAGAGATATTGCTTTGTCTGGTAGTGCAGACATGAGCAGATCAGCTCCAAGAGCAGTGCGTACATCAGCGGTTCGGTCAGTAACCACTTCAAGAGCTGTTTCCCCTTTCTCTCGGAAGTCTAGTCCACCACGTTCTACCACACCAGTTCCAACAACTCATGGCCTTTCTTTCTCAAAAAGTGCTGCTGATAATATGGCAAAAACAAATGAGCTCTTAAACCAGGAAATCGAAAGGCTACGTGCGCAA GTTGATAACCTCAGACATCGTTGTGAACATCAAGAACTTGAGCTGCATAAATCAGCCAAGAAAGTACAGGAGGCCATGACACTGGTTGCAGAGGAATCCGCAAAATCTAAAGCTGCAAAAGAGGTTATCAAATCTCTAACAGCACAG CTGAAGGATATGGCTGAGCGGTTACCGCCAGAACAGGGCACTTACGATGTCAGTGAGGCAAAGCCGGTGCACATTCCAAATGGCATCGATTCACACATTGCAATGTACTCTAGCATGAACGGAGCTCGCCAGCCACGGAATGAGCTGCTGCTCAATGCTTCAAATCCGCAAGGCCTGAACTCTGGACGATCATCGCATCCAAATGGAGTGTCAAGTCAGCATAAGCTGGTAGGTGAAGCTAGCGAAGGCAGCGCTCAAAGCCATAGAATGACTACAAGTCCACGCAAGCTGGATCTTCGCCATCGAAGAGCGCACAGCAACAGCGATGACGTTCTGAGCGCGAGCACTAGAGCGGATGAGAATGTGAGCTTGGATGCAATGTCCCTGCAAAATGGTGAGGATGGCTACAAGCCTCGAGGCACAGTGTCAGTATCCAGCAGCCAGGTTGAGGCTGAGTGGATTGAGCAGTATGAACCAGGCGTGTACATCACACTCACAGCCCTCCCTGATGGGACAAGGGATCTCAAGAGGGTCCGTTTCAG CCGAAGACGTTTTGGGGAGCATCAGGCTGAGAACTGGTGGAATGAGAACCGTGAGAAGGTGTACGAGAGATACAACGTCAGGAGCTCCGAGCGAGTGTCATCTTCTGCAGCCTCCACCCGCTCAGCCTATTGA
- the LOC102708340 gene encoding pentatricopeptide repeat-containing protein At3g51320-like, protein MAATAASRPDAGDLQAFLRGLRTHRAVLTAHAFLLRQGLLLGHRTTAALLLTAATASSASSRPAHLLRLLHHLPPPLPLFSLDNALRALAPHLPFSALLSLFASLLRSHHPVFPGRFSFPTLLSKAAASSSPPHHLPSALALHAQLLRRGLLFSPPLHAANALLHFYAAATLLTSARNLFDEMPFRDIASHNTIMTAYAATIGTIHAARHLFDGMFLRNAVSWNIMINGYVKVKRPEQALEVVRWMAEIGVRGTAVTMVGAATACARLGRLGAGREVHCAFLRRFEEYNLLFWTSLVDMYGKCRDVDAARKVFDQLIFRNVVCWNAMIIGHCVYGEPGDGIQLFHEMVGQGNDPDHQHGLLPDEVTFIGVLCACTRLALLYDGKAYFEQMSTMYNIKPSFAHYWCMANLYASVGLLEEAEGLLRSMPEELKAHAFGGLLGLCRFRGEWELGERIVLRLIELEPRNSVHYALLCNVYACAGRWEDAHRVKAIIKERDKKLSPGHRLENLNGIINQFRERQPENLEIYAILDDLVSRLKVK, encoded by the exons ATGGCGGCCACCGCCGCATCCCGCCCGGACGCCGGTGACCTCCAAGCCTTCCTCCGCGGCCTGCGCACCCACCGCGCCGTCCTCACCGCACacgccttcctcctccgccagggcctcctcctcggccaccgcaccaccgccgccctcctcctcaccgccgccaccgcctcctccgcctcctcgcgaCCtgcccacctcctccgcctcctccaccacctcccccCGCCCCTCCCGCTCTTCTCCCTCGACAACGCGCtccgcgccctcgcgccgcACCTCCCCTTCTCtgccctcctctccctcttcgcctccctcctccgctcccaCCACCCCGTCTTCCCTGGCCGCTTCTCCTTCCCCACACTCCTCTCCaaagccgccgcctcctcctccccccctcACCACCTGCCCTCCGCGCTCGCCCTCCACGCgcagctcctccgccgcggcctcctctTCTCGCCCCCGCTCCACGCCGCCAACGCCCTCCTCCATTTCTACGCGGCAGCCACCCTCCTCACCTCCGCCCGCAacctgttcgacgaaatgcccTTCCGGGACATCGCCTCCCACAACACCATCATGACGGCCTATGCCGCCACCATCGGCACCATCCACGCCGCACGCCACCTGTTTGACGGAATGTTTCTGCGAAATGCGGTGTCATGGAACATTATGATCAATGGCTATGTCAAGGTGAAGCGCCCTGAGCAAGCGCTTGAGGTGGTGCGGTGGATGGCGGAGATAGGGGTCAGGGGCACAGCTGTGACAATGGTTGGTGCAGCCACTGCGTGTGCAAGGCTGGGCAGGTTGGGGGCTGGGAGGGAGGTACATTGCGCTTTCCTGCGCCGTTTTGAGGAGTATAACCTGCTGTTCTGGACTTCACTGGTTGATATGTATGGAAAGTGTAGGGACGTGGACGCTGCGAGGAAGGTATTTGATCAGCTGATATTTAGGAATGTTGTTTGCTGGAATGCAATGATCATCGGGCACTGTGTATATGGAGAGCCTGGTGATGGGATTCAATTGTTCCATGAGATGGTTGGGCAAG GGAATGATCCAGATCATCAGCATGGGCTGCTACCAGATGAAGTCACTTTCATTGGTGTCCTCTGTGCATGTACCCGTCTGGCCCTCTTGTACGATGGGAAGGCATATTTTGAGCAGATGAGCACCATGTACAATATCAAGCCATCATTTGCACATTATTGGTGCATGGCCAATCTATATGCAAGTGTTGGGCTTCTGGAAGAAGCTGAGGGTCTCTTAAGGAGTATGCCGGAGGAGTTGAAGGCACATGCGTTCGGTGGTTTGCTTGGGTTGTGCCGGTTCCGAGGGGAGTGGGAACTGGGGGAGCGGATAGTCCTGAGGTTGATTGAGTTGGAACCAAGGAATAGTGTTCATTACGCCCTGCTGTGCAATGTGTATGCTTGTGCGGGAAGATGGGAAGACGCTCATAGGGTGAAGGCTATCATAAAGGAAAGAGACAAGAAGCTTAGCCCTGGACATCGTCTGGAGAACTTAAATGGGATTATTAATCAATTTAGGGAGCGGCAacctgagaatctggaaataTATGCAATCCTAGATGACTTGGTGTCAAGGCTGAAAGTTAAGTAG
- the LOC102708621 gene encoding uncharacterized protein LOC102708621 produces the protein MAPRWPAWVALLLVGVCAALASAAAPPSKPKVGPSAMAVISPKTGGGKRNSEFTCQDTRRRRRGCMATCPDRCRTKCLVLCPTCKTFCLCDFYPGVSCGDPRFTGGDGNNFYFHGKKDQDFCILSDAGLHVNAHFIGKRNAAMSRDFTWIQALGVLFAHHRLGLAAVHAARWDAAADHLDLTFDDERVDLPTHDGARWSPPTAPALSVTRTAQANGVVVELRGVFRIVANAVPITREESRVHNYGVTDDDCLVHLDLGFKFQALTDDVHGVLGQTYRSDYVNRLNITANNIPVMGGAANFVSTGLFATDCAVARFGAQPTAAGTGAGISMVTDAKYV, from the coding sequence atggcgccgcggtggccggcgtGGGTGGCTCTGCTGCTGGTGGGCGTGTGCGCGGCGTtggcgtccgccgccgcgccgccgtcgaagccGAAGGTGGGGCCGAGCGCCATGGCGGTGATCTCGCCCAAGACGGGAGGAGGGAAGCGCAACAGCGAGTTCACCTGCCAGGAcacccgccggcggcggcgcgggtgcaTGGCGACGTGCCCCGATCGGTGCCGCACCAAGTGCCTCGTCCTCTGCCCGACCTGCAAGACCTTCTGCCTCTGCGACTTCTACCCCGGCGTCTCCTGCGGCGACCCGCgcttcaccggcggcgacggcaacaaCTTCTACTTCCACGGCAAGAAGGACCAGGACTTCTGCATCCTCTCCGACGCCGGCCTCCACGTCAACGCCCACTTCATCGGCAAGCGCAACGCCGCCATGTCCCGCGACTTCACCTGGATCCAGGCCCTCGGCGTCCTCTTCGCCCAccaccgcctcggcctcgccgccgtccacgccGCCCGctgggacgccgccgccgaccacctCGACCTCACCTTCGACGACGAGCGCGTCGACCTGCCGACGCACGACGGCGCGCGCTGGTCGCCGCCCACGGCTCCGGCGCTCTCCGTCACCCGCACCGCGCAGGCCaacggcgtcgtcgtcgagctgAGGGGGGTCTTCCGCATCGTCGCCAACGCCGTGCCCATCACCCGGGAGGAGTCGCGCGTCCACAACTACGGCGTCACCGACGACGACTGCCTCGTCCACCTCGACCTCGGCTTCAAGTTCCAGGCGCTCACCGACGACGTCCATGGCGTGCTCGGCCAGACCTACCGCTCCGACTACGTCAACAGGCTCAACATCACCGCCAATAACATCCCCGTCATGGGCGGCGCCGCCAACTTCGTCTCCACCGGATTATTCGCCACCGactgcgccgtcgcccgctTCGGTGCCCAGCCCACGgccgccggcaccggcgccggcatcTCCATGGTCACTGACGCCAAGTACGTGTAG
- the LOC102708898 gene encoding uncharacterized protein LOC102708898 yields MAGTLRDPGSDAPPTPPPPPSAAPPLAQYLSLDPLAWVDPKHSRHGELRRALQGDDRPQELRRIRATVADSSSKAREKARSMQEAVDKVDRCRNVLNRKRQRCDPAAAGAEKLGTASSGALRIGAQNNSSNKRVRSSLADGRLEGRNNISTRQSPLVNNEKSSPVEKEKGCGRTSGLSEDKLRGLSTGGEGWEKKLKRKRSIGTVLNRGNDADRDVKSGGQHRPANEANARPSDSLAHRHGASAIEFAGSRMDGSSQQNSNSSRILCKTDVDYATPPNERRERHAGIEKERAMVKGNKAHASEDIQTGNISPFPKAKACRAPRTGSHVMASASSFQRSAGGSDELEEAPCSNKASLLGDMTNRKRSTHSSASSPPIAWVGQRPQKMSRTRRANVVSPVSNFDEVLSDGSPLDTAIAAKPSSVESCGVMLTKDGTSSHTQTANKMDDSFSPVGLSGSEGSAVTEGKVKEKATNSDEVENEAENIVRNSAGLIVSSNKNMIPLKEELQDGSVRRQGRSCRGTMHVKGYSSISKEKLDAAETRKPLKGGRPGSEKNESKVECPPMRKGSDRKDSSCFPQSLNCEQADDQEELLAAVNAARGAIVGAYCGPFWKKMEPMLTFISSENLSFLKNQIDIVEELDLGMSYMPGGEYVLASTNYSRQKMDFSCGELVPSNSSILSEQNETNGVGLKGTIDKFYPSEENRHHVPQKMEADKWLHEMVPMENRLLSAIIMEDDFSEPNVLQRDILVEFSNSHVPYAASRFLRNELQASAISSNFGLSVDFMNSNNTSVVHRSMRNGFTNSSSFISSSSQSSVHTDNLSDGVNFVYPEDGSFHNLIPQISSQCRNPGKKFSSSPHEYQYGQLSVNDKIFIELQSIGVCPETVPKLDDGEDENINKMISELRKRLHDQVKQKKCKLSKLDKAIQDTKSIEERSLEQHAVNKLVERAYQKLKGGRTGSSYKAGASKSTSKAAKQLALDFAKRTLMRCHKFEESKKSCFSEPSLWSVLSAPLPSSITKSTEGVERLKHQKQDRSPLDQGGIKWKKSHKEREHIRDASAKGSGTRSGRHSSGSGRSGERKNKTKPKQKIVQLSTSGNVVGRVVESVPTPARQEATGPSAPLGTKVTQQPRNPPENAALRLPEAPLANLPGIYDIFAGTEGLDEQGNDISSWLTDDLDVPQDFDLSGALEIPLDDITELGFM; encoded by the exons ATGGCCGGAACCCTCCGCGACCCCGGCAGCGACGCGccgcccactcctcctccgccccctTCCGCTGCCCCGCCGTTGGCGCAGTACCTCTCGCTGGACCCTCTTGCCTGGGTCGACCCCAAGCACTCGCGCCACGGCGAGCTCAGGAGGGCGCTCCAGGGGGACGACCGGCCGCAAGAGCTCAGGCGGATCCGCGCCACCGTTGCCGACTCCTCCTCCAAGGCCAG GGAGAAGGCGAGGTCAATGCAGGAGGCCGTGGACAAGGTCGACAGGTGCAGGAACGTGCTCAATCGGAAGCGGCAGAGGTGTgaccctgctgctgctggggcTGAAAAGCTCGGGACTGCCTCCTCAGGTGCACTCAGGATTGGAGCCCAGAACAACTCTTCCAACAAGCGTGTCCGCTCCTCGCTGGCCGATGGAAGG TTGGAAGGACGCAATAATATTTCCACGAGGCAAAGCCCTTTGGTTAATAACGAGAAAAGCTCACCCGTGGAGAAGGAAAAAGGTTGTGGACGAACATCTGGTCTTTCTGAAGACAAATTACGCGGTTTATCTACCGGAGGTGAaggttgggaaaaaaaattgaaacgcAAGCGCTCCATTGGAACAGTGCTTAACAGAGGCAATGATGCTGATCGGGATGTTAAATCTGGGGGGCAACATAGACCAGCCAATGAAGCAAATGCACGACCTAGTGATAGTCTTGCACACAG ACATGGAGCGTCTGCCATAGAATTTGCAGGTAGCAGGATGGATGGAAGTTCTCAGCAGAATAGCAACTCATCACGTATCCTATGCAAGACAGATGTGGATTATGCCACTCCGCCAAATGAAAGAAGAGAGCGGCATGCTGGAATTGAAAAGGAGCGAGCTATGGTAAAAGGAAACAA GGCACATGCTTCTGAAGATATACAAACTGGAAATATAAGTCCCTTTCCCAAGGCTAAAGCATGCAGGGCACCAAGAACAGGTTCACACGTCATGGCTTCAGCTTCTAGTTTCCAACGTTCAGCTGGAGGAAGCGATGAATTGGAAGAAGCACCATGCTCAAATAAGGCCTCACTTTTGGGAGACATGACAAACCGCAAACGCTCCACACATTCAAGTGCTTCTTCACCTCCTATTGCTTGGGTCGGTCAACGTCCGCAGAAAATGTCACGGACAAGACGAGCAAACGTTGTTTCTCCAGTCTCAAATTTTGACGAAGTCTTATCTGATGGATCACCACTTGATACTGCTATTGCTGCTAAACCATCATCTGTAGAGTCCTGTGGTGTCATGCTTACAAAAGATGGAACCAGTAGCCATACGCAAACCGCAAACAAAATGGATGATAGTTTTTCTCCTGTTGGATTGTCGGGAAGTGAGGGATCAGCTGTTACTGAAGGCAAGGTCAAGGAGAAAGCTACAAACAGTGACGAGGTGGAGAATGAGGCTGAAAATATAGTCCGTAATTCAGCAGGATTGATTGTttcatcaaacaaaaatatgattcCTTTGAAAGAAGAACTTCAAGATGGCAGTGTTCGTCGCCAAGGGAGGAGCTGCAGAGGTACTATGCATGTTAAAGGGTACTCTTCcatatcaaaagaaaaattagatGCTGCGGAGACAAGAAAGCCACTAAAAGGTGGAAGGCCTGGATCTGAAAAGAATGAAAG TAAGGTGGAGTGTCCCCCGATGAGGAAAGGTTCTGACCGAAAAGATTCATCCTGTTTCCCTCAGTCTCTTAATT GTGAACAAGCAGATGACCAAGAGGAACTTTTAGCTGCTGTAAATGCTGCTCGCGGTGCTATTG ttgGTGCATATTGTGGCcctttttggaagaaaatggAACCCATGCTAACTTTCATAAGCTCCGAAAATTTATCTTTCTTAAAAAACCAG ATTGACATTGTTGAAGAGCTTGATTTGGGCATGTCTTACATGCCTGGTGGTGAATATGTTTTAGCATCTACAAATTACAGCAGGCAGAAAATG GATTTTTCATGTGGGGAGTTAGTTCCATCTAATTCGTCTATCTTATCTGAGCAAAATGAAACCAATGGAGTAGGATTAAAAGGAACTATTGACAAGTTTTATCCTAGTGAGGAGAACCGACACCATGTGCCACAAAAGATGGAAGCTGACAAATGGTTGCATGAGATGGTCCCAATGGAAAACAGACTCCTTTCAGCTATAATTATGGAAGATGACTTCTCGGAACCCAATGTTCTGCAAAGAGATATACTTGTTGAATTTTCTAATAGCCATGTTCCTTATGCTGCAAGCAGATTCTTAAGAAATGAACTTCAGGCTAGTGCTATATCATCTAATTTTGGATTGAGTGTGGATTTCATGAACTCAAATAATACTTCAGTTGTACATCGAAGCATGCGCAATGGATTCACAAATTCCAGCAGTTTCATCAGTTCAAGCAGCCAAAGTTCAGTTCATACTGATAATTTGTCAgatggagttaattttgtatacCCTGAAGATGGCTCTTTTCATAACTTAATACCACAGATTTCTTCACAATGTCGAAACCcaggaaaaaaattctcttCATCACCTCATGAGTACCAATATGGACAGTTGTCTGTGAATGATAAGATTTTCATTGAGCTTCAAAGTATTGGCGTTTGCCCAGAGACAGTG CCAAAGCTAGATGATGGAGAGGATGAAAACATCAATAAAATGATTTCAGAGTTGAGGAAAAGGCTGCACGATCAG GTGAAGCAAAAGAAATGTAAATTAAGTAAGTTGGATAAAGCAATTCAAGATACAAAAAGTATCGAGGAGAG GAGCTTGGAGCAACATGCAGTGAATAAATTGGTTGAAAGGGCGTACCAAAAACTTAAG GGTGGGCGGACTGGTTCTAGTTACAAGGCTGGTGCAAGTAAATCTACCAGTAAGGCTGCAAAACAGCTGGCCTTGGATTTTGCCAAGCGTACTCTCATGCGATGCCACAAGTTTGAGGAATCGAAGAAAAGCTGCTTCAGTGAGCCTTCGCTATGGAGTGTTCTATCTGCGCCATTGCCAAGCAGCATAACAAAATCTACAGAAG GTGTAGAGAGGTTGAAGCATCAGAAACAAGACAGAAGTCCATTAGATCAAG GTGGCATAAAATGGAAAAAGAGTCACAAGGAAAGGGAACACATCAGAGACGCATCTGCTAAGGGTTCTGGTACGAGATCAGGGCGTCATTCATCAGGCAGTGGGAGGAGCGGTGAACgtaaaaataagacaaaaccGAAGCAAAAGATAGTACAGCTATCAACTTCTGGAAATGTTGTTGGTAGAGTTGTGGAGTCGGTTCCAACACCGGCAAGGCAGGAGGCCACTGGACCATCAGCTCCTCTAGGCACAAAAGTTACCCAGCAACCAAGAAACCCTCCTGAGAACGCTGCTTTGCGATTGCCCGAGGCTCCCCTGGCCAATTTGCCTggaatatatgatatatttgctgGAACAGAAGGGCTTGATGAGCAGGGCAACGATATCAGTTCTTGGCTTACCGATGATCTTGACGTACCACAAGATTTTGATCTTTCAGGCGCCCTGGAAATCCCACTGGACGACATTACTGAGCTGGGATTTATGTAA